A single genomic interval of Mycolicibacterium sp. MU0053 harbors:
- a CDS encoding cytochrome c oxidase subunit 3, translating to MTSAVGTSGTAITSRVHSLNRPNMVSVGTIVWLSSELMFFAGLFAMYFVARAQAGGEWPPPPTELNLALAVPVTLVLIASSFTCQMGVFAAERGNVFGLRRWYLLTLAMGTFFVLGQGYEYIHLVQHGTTIPGSAYGSVFYITTGFHGLHVIGGLVAFVLLLLRTTMSKFTPAQATAAIVVSYYWHFVDIVWIALFATIYFVR from the coding sequence GTGACGAGCGCTGTAGGTACCTCTGGGACTGCAATCACGTCGCGCGTACATTCGCTGAACAGGCCAAACATGGTCAGTGTCGGCACCATCGTGTGGCTCTCCAGCGAGCTGATGTTCTTCGCTGGGTTGTTCGCGATGTATTTCGTAGCGCGCGCACAGGCCGGTGGCGAGTGGCCCCCACCCCCCACCGAGCTGAATCTCGCCTTGGCTGTGCCGGTGACGTTGGTGCTGATCGCATCATCGTTCACCTGCCAGATGGGCGTGTTTGCCGCCGAGCGCGGCAACGTGTTCGGGCTGCGTCGGTGGTACCTGCTGACCCTGGCGATGGGCACGTTCTTCGTGCTGGGCCAGGGCTACGAGTACATCCACCTGGTGCAGCACGGCACCACGATCCCCGGCAGCGCCTACGGTTCGGTCTTCTACATCACGACCGGTTTCCACGGCCTGCACGTCATCGGCGGCCTGGTCGCCTTCGTGCTTCTGCTGCTGCGCACCACGATGAGCAAGTTCACCCCGGCGCAGGCCACCGCGGCGATTGTCGTGTCGTACTACTGGCACTTCGTGGACATCGTCTGGATCGCGCTGTTCGCCACGATCTACTTCGTCCGATGA
- the trpD gene encoding anthranilate phosphoribosyltransferase: MTDAAVRPDPAAASSWPKILGRLTELEPLQPGEAGWAMEQIMTGSATPAQIAGFGIAMKMKRPTPAEVTEIADAMLSHARKVPTDKIGTDTVDIVGTGGDGANTVNLSTMAAIVVAAVGIPVVKHGNRAASSLSGGADTLEALGVRIDLGPDDVARCVAEVGIGFCFAPQFHPSLRHAGAARREIGVPTVFNLLGPLTNPATPRAGLIGCAFGDLAEVMAGVFASRRSSVLVVHGDDGLDELTTTTTSTIWRVQAGTIDRLTFDPAGFGFARAQLSELTGGDAEHNAAQARAVFAGEKGAVRDAVVLNAAGAMVAHAGLSSGADWLPAWESGLARATEALDSGAAERLLAKWVQFSRQL, from the coding sequence GTGACTGACGCAGCTGTTCGGCCGGACCCGGCCGCCGCATCCTCCTGGCCGAAAATTCTGGGCCGCCTTACCGAGTTGGAGCCCCTCCAGCCGGGCGAGGCCGGCTGGGCCATGGAACAGATCATGACCGGATCGGCCACGCCGGCGCAGATCGCCGGATTCGGGATCGCGATGAAGATGAAGCGCCCGACCCCCGCGGAGGTGACCGAGATCGCCGACGCCATGCTTTCGCACGCCCGCAAGGTGCCGACGGACAAGATCGGCACCGACACCGTCGACATCGTCGGCACGGGGGGTGACGGCGCCAACACCGTCAACCTGTCGACGATGGCCGCGATCGTCGTCGCCGCCGTGGGCATCCCGGTGGTCAAGCACGGCAACCGGGCGGCGTCGTCGCTCTCCGGTGGGGCCGACACCCTGGAGGCCCTCGGGGTGCGCATCGACCTCGGGCCCGACGACGTGGCCCGCTGCGTCGCCGAGGTCGGCATCGGCTTCTGTTTCGCGCCGCAGTTCCACCCGTCGTTGCGCCATGCCGGCGCGGCGCGGCGCGAGATCGGCGTCCCGACCGTGTTCAACCTCCTTGGGCCGCTGACCAACCCGGCCACCCCGCGCGCCGGGCTGATCGGCTGCGCTTTCGGGGATCTGGCCGAGGTGATGGCCGGGGTGTTCGCCAGCCGGCGCTCGAGCGTGCTCGTGGTGCACGGCGACGACGGCCTCGATGAACTCACCACGACCACGACCTCGACCATCTGGCGGGTGCAGGCCGGCACCATCGACCGGTTGACCTTCGATCCCGCCGGGTTCGGGTTCGCCCGCGCCCAGCTGTCCGAACTCACCGGCGGCGACGCCGAGCACAACGCCGCCCAGGCGCGCGCGGTGTTCGCCGGCGAGAAGGGCGCGGTGCGCGATGCCGTGGTGCTCAACGCCGCCGGGGCGATGGTGGCGCACGCCGGGTTGTCCAGCGGGGCGGACTGGCTGCCGGCCTGGGAGTCGGGCCTGGCCCGCGCCACCGAGGCCCTCGATTCGGGTGCGGCCGAGCGGCTCCTGGCCAAGTGGGTGCAGTTCAGCCGGCAGCTGTAA
- a CDS encoding c-type cytochrome encodes MALALAGGLAAILTPKPQVAVADESQSALIRTGKQLYDTSCISCHGANLQGVVDRGPSLVGVGEAAVWFQVSTGRMPMMSQNAQAPQKDVSFDEHQTDALGAYIQANGGGPMVLRDANGEIAQDSLTHGNLARGGDLFRLNCASCHNFTGQGGALSSGKWAPALGGASPQVIYTAMLTGPQNMPKFSDRQLTPEEKTDIVSYVRTVSEAKSPGGYGLGALGPTSEGMVIWILGMTVMIGITMWIGARA; translated from the coding sequence ATGGCCCTCGCGTTAGCCGGTGGGCTGGCCGCCATCTTGACGCCCAAGCCCCAGGTGGCAGTCGCCGACGAATCCCAGTCGGCGCTGATCCGTACCGGGAAGCAGCTGTACGACACGTCGTGCATCAGCTGCCACGGCGCCAATCTGCAGGGTGTCGTCGACCGCGGGCCCAGCCTGGTCGGTGTCGGCGAGGCCGCGGTGTGGTTCCAGGTCTCCACCGGGCGGATGCCGATGATGAGCCAGAACGCGCAGGCCCCGCAGAAGGATGTCAGCTTCGATGAGCACCAGACCGACGCTCTGGGCGCCTACATCCAGGCCAACGGTGGCGGCCCCATGGTGCTCCGCGATGCCAACGGCGAAATCGCCCAGGACTCGTTGACGCACGGCAACCTCGCGCGCGGTGGCGACCTCTTCCGCCTCAACTGCGCGTCCTGTCACAACTTCACCGGTCAGGGCGGCGCGCTGTCGTCCGGTAAATGGGCGCCGGCGCTGGGCGGTGCCAGTCCGCAGGTGATCTACACCGCGATGCTGACCGGCCCGCAGAACATGCCGAAGTTCTCGGACCGGCAGCTGACTCCCGAGGAGAAGACGGACATCGTGAGCTACGTCCGGACCGTCTCCGAGGCCAAGAGCCCCGGCGGTTACGGGCTGGGCGCGCTCGGACCGACGTCCGAGGGCATGGTGATCTGGATCCTGGGCATGACCGTGATGATCGGTATCACAATGTGGATCGGGGCAAGAGCATGA
- a CDS encoding ubiquinol-cytochrome c reductase iron-sulfur subunit, whose amino-acid sequence MTENQGTRPTDEQLAAMSREELLALGGKQDGVDIVFKEPRWPIEGTRAEKRAERSVAGWLLLGGLSGLALLLVFLFWPWEHNPGSWWYNLATPMYGLTFGVSILAIGIGAVLFQKKFIPEEITIQDRHDGASSEFDRKTVVANLADAFEGSTIKRRKMIGASLGLGLGAFGLGTLVAFAGGLIKNPWKPVVPTAEGKKAVLWTSDWTPRFHGETIYLARATGDSHAPFLKMRPEDIDAGGMETVFPLRDSDGDGTTVDSAHKLTKIQMGVRNPVMLIRIKTQDMHRVVKRQGQESFNFGDLFAYTKVCSHLGCPSSLYEQQSYRILCPCHQSQFDALEFARPTFGPAARALAQLPITINTEGYLVANGDFIEPVGPAFWERKS is encoded by the coding sequence ATGACCGAGAATCAGGGCACACGACCCACCGACGAACAGTTGGCCGCGATGTCGCGGGAGGAACTGCTCGCACTCGGTGGCAAGCAAGACGGCGTCGACATCGTTTTCAAGGAGCCGCGTTGGCCGATCGAGGGCACGCGGGCCGAGAAGCGCGCGGAACGCTCGGTGGCCGGCTGGCTGCTGCTCGGCGGTCTGAGCGGGCTGGCGCTGCTGTTGGTCTTCCTGTTCTGGCCGTGGGAGCACAATCCCGGTAGCTGGTGGTACAACCTGGCCACCCCGATGTACGGCCTGACCTTCGGCGTGTCGATCCTCGCGATCGGCATCGGCGCGGTGCTCTTCCAGAAGAAGTTCATCCCCGAAGAGATCACCATCCAGGACCGCCACGACGGCGCCTCCTCGGAGTTCGATCGCAAGACCGTCGTCGCCAACCTCGCCGACGCTTTCGAGGGTTCGACGATCAAGCGCCGCAAGATGATCGGCGCCTCGCTCGGCCTGGGCCTGGGCGCCTTCGGTCTCGGCACGCTGGTGGCCTTCGCGGGCGGGTTGATCAAGAACCCGTGGAAGCCCGTCGTGCCGACCGCCGAGGGCAAGAAGGCGGTGCTGTGGACCTCCGACTGGACCCCGCGATTCCACGGCGAGACCATCTACCTGGCCCGCGCCACCGGTGACAGCCACGCGCCGTTCTTGAAGATGCGTCCCGAGGACATCGACGCCGGCGGCATGGAAACCGTGTTCCCGCTTCGGGATTCCGACGGCGACGGCACCACGGTGGACTCGGCCCACAAGCTGACCAAGATCCAGATGGGTGTCCGCAACCCGGTCATGCTCATCCGGATCAAGACCCAGGACATGCACCGGGTGGTCAAGCGGCAGGGTCAGGAGAGCTTCAACTTCGGCGACCTGTTCGCCTACACCAAGGTGTGTTCGCACCTGGGCTGCCCGTCGTCGCTGTACGAGCAGCAGAGCTACCGCATCCTGTGCCCGTGCCACCAGTCGCAGTTCGACGCACTGGAATTCGCCCGGCCGACGTTCGGCCCGGCGGCGCGAGCACTGGCACAGCTGCCCATCACGATCAACACCGAGGGCTACCTGGTGGCCAACGGTGACTTCATCGAACCTGTTGGTCCGGCCTTCTGGGAGCGCAAATCATGA
- a CDS encoding DEDD exonuclease domain-containing protein: MRSSDGGQLSFADFDPSADLPLRDTTFVVVDLETTGGRAAPKQPGGECDAITEIGAVKIRGGEVLGEFATLVDPRRNIPPQIVHLTGITTAMVRAAPTIDAVLPMFLEFARGAVLVAHNAGFDIGFLRAAAAQCDIAWPRPPVLCTVRLARRVLPRDEAPSVRLSELARLFRSTTTPTHRALDDAKATVDVLHGLIERVGNQGVHTYPALRGYLPDVTPAQRQKRGMAARLPNRPGVYLFRGPSAEVLYVGTATDLRRRVGQYFNGSDTRARMREMVGLAEAVDHVECAHPLEAGVRELRLLAAHAPPFNRRSKFPQRWWWVALSEEAFGRFTVVRAPRHGRVLGPFRVRADAAQTAALLARFAGVRTCTTRLGRSARHGPSCPEREVSPCPAARDISAADYAPTVAHAAAVLAGLDDAPLAAAIARVDELARRGRFESAARLRDQTAVAIETAWRGQRLAALAAIDELVAAAPDGAGGWQFAVLRHGQLAAAGTARRGIPPMPVVEALCVGAQTILTESAPLGGALVEETALLARWLATPGTRIVRTSQGWASSVRGAGRFAGWAAAARSARLAAEQYTEALADREQARRTRPPVAVTAAG; this comes from the coding sequence GTGCGTTCGTCTGATGGTGGGCAGCTGAGCTTCGCGGACTTCGACCCGTCCGCGGACCTCCCGCTGCGCGACACCACGTTCGTGGTGGTCGACCTCGAGACCACCGGCGGACGCGCCGCCCCCAAGCAGCCGGGCGGCGAGTGCGACGCGATCACCGAGATCGGGGCGGTGAAAATCCGGGGCGGCGAGGTGCTCGGAGAATTTGCCACCCTCGTCGATCCGCGTCGAAACATCCCGCCGCAGATCGTCCACCTCACCGGGATCACCACCGCGATGGTGCGCGCCGCACCCACGATCGACGCGGTGCTGCCGATGTTCCTGGAGTTCGCGCGCGGCGCGGTGCTGGTGGCCCACAACGCGGGCTTCGACATCGGCTTCCTGCGCGCGGCCGCCGCACAGTGCGACATCGCGTGGCCGCGTCCCCCGGTGCTGTGCACGGTGCGGCTGGCCCGGCGGGTGCTGCCGCGCGACGAGGCACCCAGCGTCCGCCTGTCCGAGCTGGCCCGGCTGTTCCGGTCCACCACCACGCCCACCCACCGCGCGCTCGACGACGCCAAGGCCACCGTCGACGTGCTGCACGGGCTGATCGAGCGGGTCGGCAATCAAGGCGTCCACACCTACCCGGCGCTGCGCGGTTACCTGCCCGACGTCACGCCCGCGCAGCGGCAGAAGCGCGGTATGGCCGCGCGGCTGCCGAACCGTCCGGGCGTCTATCTGTTCCGCGGTCCGTCCGCCGAGGTGCTCTACGTCGGCACCGCCACGGATCTGCGGCGCCGGGTCGGTCAGTACTTCAACGGCTCGGACACACGGGCGCGGATGCGCGAGATGGTCGGACTGGCCGAGGCCGTCGACCATGTCGAATGCGCGCACCCGCTGGAGGCCGGCGTGCGGGAACTACGGCTGCTGGCCGCACACGCCCCGCCCTTCAACCGGCGCTCGAAGTTTCCGCAGCGCTGGTGGTGGGTCGCGTTGTCCGAGGAGGCATTCGGTCGCTTCACCGTGGTGCGGGCCCCGCGCCACGGCCGCGTGCTGGGACCGTTTCGGGTCCGCGCCGACGCCGCGCAGACCGCGGCACTGCTGGCCCGGTTCGCCGGCGTGCGCACCTGCACCACCCGGCTCGGGCGCTCGGCCCGGCACGGGCCGTCCTGCCCGGAACGCGAGGTGTCCCCCTGCCCGGCGGCGCGCGACATCTCCGCGGCCGACTACGCCCCCACCGTGGCGCACGCGGCGGCGGTGTTGGCCGGGCTCGACGACGCGCCGCTGGCCGCGGCCATCGCCCGGGTGGACGAGTTGGCGCGGCGCGGACGCTTCGAGAGCGCGGCGCGGTTGCGTGATCAGACCGCCGTGGCCATCGAGACCGCCTGGCGGGGACAGCGATTGGCGGCGCTGGCCGCGATCGACGAACTCGTCGCCGCCGCACCCGACGGGGCCGGCGGCTGGCAGTTCGCGGTGCTGCGGCACGGTCAGCTGGCCGCGGCGGGCACCGCCCGGCGCGGGATCCCGCCCATGCCGGTGGTCGAGGCGCTGTGCGTCGGCGCGCAGACCATCCTCACCGAATCCGCGCCGCTGGGCGGGGCCCTCGTCGAGGAGACCGCGCTGCTGGCTCGCTGGCTGGCGACACCGGGCACCAGGATCGTGCGAACCAGCCAGGGCTGGGCGTCGTCGGTCCGCGGCGCGGGCCGGTTCGCCGGCTGGGCCGCCGCCGCGCGCTCGGCGCGACTGGCCGCCGAGCAGTACACCGAGGCGCTGGCGGATCGGGAGCAGGCGCGCCGGACCCGCCCGCCGGTCGCGGTTACAGCTGCCGGCTGA